Proteins encoded in a region of the Quercus lobata isolate SW786 chromosome 8, ValleyOak3.0 Primary Assembly, whole genome shotgun sequence genome:
- the LOC115955924 gene encoding citrate synthase, glyoxysomal codes for MSGVSEISSAVARGRLAVLTAHLTTATSSNELIEVAPSLEPNCLSAQVSPPGNLVGSLTVVDGRTGKKYQVPVSEDGTVKATDLKQITTGKNDKGLKVYDPGYLNTAPVRSSICYIDGDEGILRYRGYPIEELAENSTFVEVAYLLMYGNLPSENQLADWEFAISQHSAVPQGILDIIQAMPHDAHPMGVLVSAMSALSIFHPDANPALRGQDLYQSKQVRDKQIARVLGKAPTIAAAAYLRLAGRPPVLPSNNLSYAENFLYMLDSLGNRTYKPNPRLARVLDILFILHAEHEMNCSTAAARHLASSGVDVYTALAGAVGALYGPLHGGANEAVLKMLNEIGTVDNIPEFIEGVKNRKRKMSGFGHRVYKNYDPRAKVIKKLAEEVFSIVGRDPLIEVAVALEKAALSDEYFVKRKLYPNVDFYSGLIYRAMGFPTEFFTVLFAIPRMAGYLAHWRESLDDPDTKIMRPQQVYTGAWLRHYMSLQERMVSPGADRLGQVSISNATKRRMSGSGV; via the exons atgtcAGGCGTGTCAGAGATATCGTCGGCGGTGGCGCGAGGGCGGTTGGCGGTGCTCACTGCGCACTTAACCACCGCCACCTCCTCCAATGAGCTCATTGAGGTGGCGCCATCTCTGGAGCCAAACTGCCTCTCGGCTCAGGTCTCACCCCCCGGAAACCTTGTAGGCTCCTTGACCGTCGTTGATGGAAGGACCGGCAAGAAGTACCAGGTACCGGTCTCTGAGGATGGCACTGTCAAAGCTACTGATCTTAAGCAG ATTACAACTGGGAAAAATGACAAGGGGCTCAAAGTTTATGACCCAGGCTATCTGAATACAGCTCCTGTTCGGTCATCGATTTGTTATATTGATGGTGATGAGGGTATCCTTAGGTATAGAGGCTACCCAATTGAGGAGTTGGCTGAAAATAGCACCTTTGTGGAAGTGGCCTACCTCTTAA TGTATGGGAATTTGCCTTCTGAAAATCAGCTAGCAGACTGGGAATTTGCTATTTCTCAGCATTCAGCCGTACCACAGGGAATTCTG GATATAATACAGGCAATGCCTCATGATGCTCACCCAATGGGTGTACTTGTCAGTGCAATGAGTGCTCTCTCCATCTTTCATCCTGATGCCAATCCTGCTCTCAGA GGCCAAGATCTTTACCAGTCAAAACAAGTGCGAGACAAACAAATAGCACGTGTTCTTGGGAAG GCACCAACCATCGCAGCAGCAGCTTATTTGAGGTTGGCAGGAAGACCTCCAGTTCTTCCTTCCAACAACCTTTCTTATGCAGAGAATTTCTTATACATGCTAGATTCATT AGGCAATAGGACATATAAACCCAATCCTCGACTAGCTAGGGTGCTAGATATCCTCTTCATACTTCATGCAGAACATGAAATGAATTGTTCCACAGCTGCTGCCAGGCATCTAGCATCAAG TGGTGTTGATGTATACACTGCTCTTGCTGGAGCCGTTGGAGCACTGTATGGTCCTCTTCATGGTGGAGCTAATGAG GCTGTGCTTAAGATGCTAAATGAGATTGGAACTGTTGACAACATCCCAGAGTTCATTGAGGGGGTAAAAAATAG GAAGCGCAAGATGTCAGGTTTTGGGCATCGTGTGTACAAAAACTATGACCCAAGAGCGAAGGTGATAAAGAAACTGGCTGAGGAAGTCTTCTCCATTGTTGGCCGGGATCCTTTGATTGAG GTTGCTGTTGCTTTGGAGAAGGCTGCTTTATCTGATGAGTACTTTGTTAAGAGAAAGCTATATCCAAATGTTGATTTCTACTCAGGGTTAATATACAG GGCAATGGGATTTCCAACGGAATTCTTCACTGTTTTATTTGCAATCCCACGAATGGCTGGGTACTTAGCACACTGGAGAGAGTCCCTGGATGATCCAGATACAAAGATAATGAGACCGCAACAG GTTTATACTGGGGCATGGCTGCGGCATTATATGTCACTCCAAGAACGGATGGTATCCCCAGGGGCAGACCGACTTGGTCAGGTGTCTATTTCAAATGCCACGAAGCGGCGGATGTCAGGATCTGGTGTTTAG
- the LOC115958131 gene encoding uncharacterized protein LOC115958131 — translation MANLKLTVEINYGGKFVWNPNLEYIGGNIAYEDVDPDCLSFFEIQGLCEKYGAPRTSTYHYLIPGGNLEEGLRMITRDAEVLYMCEIHIAWPTDRLVLYVEGGEQPLAVENEVDENEEVNVGGEGDEVLEIDQNDNVDFDWLEEGLEGPDFNDDVFGETTTPQRSNAAAIEAPQSSNAREIDGVDENDWLEPPVEDDMESLVGSDDDEPAAGSIEKVFNVQTGMKKPKLCKGMKFPNAKVFREALREYAIHKPMDIWFKLNEKEKISVYCKNKCGWRCYASKVSGELTFQIKTWIPECTCPRTLQNSQVTSAYIAKKYMQDFSKNPNWTVEGVQHHVKDKLEVDISVSQVYRSKRKAIDLITGDEQLQYGKLRDYAEMIRLNDVGSRVILQTEMENENSQPKFRRMYIRYNAQKVGFLGGCRPIIGLDGCHLKGRFGGQILAATARDGNDNIFPVALAVVEQENKDSWVWFLQQFSDDIGNPEQLNFVFISDRQKGLIPAIEMLFPTVEHRYCVKHIYNNFKVNHKGLELKDALWRCAGATTIKEFEKRMQELKDLDPKAWEYLADINPAQWSKSHFTCRALSDCLANNLSELFNSMILKARDKPILAMLEWIRVRLMTNLYKKRKGIEKYVGKVCPNIQDKLEKLKQESIPFCATPSGRFMYEVDNDRERHVVNLTNRTCSCRIWDLTGLPCKHGITAIFKNLEKVEDYVHPCYLRETYLQTYQEIIQPMPGQSEWVQTGHAAPVAPHVYKPPGRPPKLRKKAPDEPRNPYRISRMNKTIKCGKCHKEGHNSRGCKAIITGETTWQRRQRLQKDKVGINSASRTKKNVTETRPQITTQPASQPAYQPFANTSRSQPSSSQPANRASTPQAASRAYWYSSSSQPNFHVPRETWDSRPSLSQPRSGVAGVASVVGAFAVASVARQINGGGTTMGTRGKDNISSAEKSKAVGDKGRTSRPSKFQPVGGKSST, via the exons aTGGCAAATTTGAAGTTGACTGTTGAGATTAATTATGGTGGCAAGTTTGTGTGGAACCCAAACCTAGAATATATAGGTGGCAACATAGCATATGAAGATGTTGACCCTGATTGTCTAAGTTTTTTCGAAATACAAGGATTGTGTGAGAAGTATGGTGCACCCCGTACAAGTACATATCATTACTTAATTCCTGGAGGTAATTTAGAGGAAGGCTTAAGAATGATAACTAGGGATGCTGAGGTGCTGTATATGTGTGAAATTCACATAGCATGGCCTACAGATAGGTTGGTATTATATGTGGAAGGTGGTGAACAGCCACTTGCTGTTGAAAATGAAGTGGATGAAAATGAAGAAGTGAATGTGGGTGGTGAAGGAGATGAAGTGCTAGAAATTGATCAAAATGATAATGTGGACTTTGATTGGTTGGAGGAAGGGCTAGAAGGGCCAGATTTTAATGACGATGTATTTGGGGAGACTACAACCCCACAAAGGAGTAATGCAGCAGCTATTGAGGCCCCACAGAGCAGTAATGCTAGGGAAATTGATGGTGTGGATGAAAATGATTGGCTTGAACCACCTGTTGAGGATGACATGGAAAGTTTGGTAGGGTCTGATGATGATGAACCGGCTGCTGGTTCAATAGAGAAGGTTTTTAATGTTCAAACTGGAATGAAAAAACCTAAGCTGTGTAAGGGAATGAAGTTTCCTAATGCTAAGGTGTTTAGGGAGGCATTGAGGGAATATGCTATACATAAACCTATGGATATCTGGTTTAAATtgaatgagaaagagaagatATCTGTCTATTGCAAGAACAAGTGTGGGTGGAGGTGTTATGCATCTAAAGTTAGTGGGGAGTTGACCTTCCAAATAAAGACATGGATACCTGAGTGCACCTGCCCTAGAACCCTCCAAAACAGCCAAGTAACATCAGCATATATTGCTAAGAAGTATATGCAAGATTTTAGCAAGAACCCTAATTGGACTGTAGAGGGTGTGCAACACCATGTGAAGGATAAACTTGAGGTTGACATAAGTGTGAGTCAAGTGTATAGGTCTAAGAGGAAAGCCATTGATTTGATTACTGGGGATGAGCAGTTACAATATGGGAAGCTAAGAGACTATGCAGAGATGATAAGGTTGAATGATGTAGGAAGTAGGGTTATTTTGCAAACTGAGATGGAGAATGAAAATTCTCAACCAAAATTTAGGAGGATGTATATAAGGTATAATGCACAGAAGGTTGGTTTCTTAGGAGGGTGTAGACCAATCATAGGATTGGATGGGTGCCACCTAAAAGGAAGATTTGGTGGGCAAATACTAGCTGCCACAGCTAGGGATGgaaatgataatatttttccaGTTGCCTTGGCTGTGGttgaacaagagaacaaagactcTTGGGTTTGGTTCCTTCAACAGTTTTCAGATGATATTGGAAATCCAGAGcaactaaattttgtctttatcAGTGATAGGCAAAAG GGACTTATACCTGCAATTGAGATGTTATTTCCAACTGTAGAGCATAGGTACTGTGTGAAGCATATCTACAATAACTTCAAAGTTAACCACAAGGGGTTGGAGTTGAAGGATGCATTATGGAGATGTGCTGGAGCCACAACTATTAAGGAGTTTGAGAAGAGAATGCAAGAATTAAAGGATCTAGACCCTAAGGCTTGGGAGTATCTTGCTGACATTAATCCTGCCCAATGGTCTAAGTCTCATTTTACTTGCAGAGCATTAAGTGATTGTTTAGCCAACAATCTTAGTGAATTATTCAATTCCATGATTTTGAAGGCTAGGGACAAGCCCATCTTAGCAATGTTAGAGTGGATTAGAGTTAGGCTAATGACCAAtctctataaaaagaggaaAGGTATAGAGAAGTATGTTGGGAAAGTGTGTCCAAATATTCAAGACAAGTTAGAGAAGTTGAAACAAGAGAGTATACCTTTTTGTGCTACTCCATCTGGTAGGTTCATGTATGAAGTTGATAATGACCGTGAAAGGCATGTGGTTAATTTGACAAATAGGACATGCAGCTGTAGGATATGGGATTTAACTGGACTGCCTTGCAAACATGGCATTACTGCTATTTTTAAGAACCTAGAGAAGGTTGAAGATTATGTGCATCCTTGCTACCTAAGGGAAACATATCTTCAAACTTACCAGGAGATTATTCAACCAATGCCTGGCCAATCAGAATGGGTTCAAACTGGACATGCTGCTCCTGTTGCCCCTCATGTTTACAAGCCACCTGGTAGGCCTCCTAAGCTAAGGAAAAAAGCCCCTGATGAGCCAAGGAACCCATATAGGATATCTAGAATGAACAAGACTATCAAATGTGGGAAGTGTCATAAAGAAGGGCACAATTCAAGAGGTTGCAAAGCTATCATTACTGGTGAGACTACATGGCAGAGGAGACAGAGGCTTCAAAAGGATAAAGTT GGAATTAATTCAGCAAGTAGGACCAAGAAGAATGTTACTGAGACAAGACCTCAAATCACAACTCAACCTGCATCCCAACCTGCATATCAACCTTTTGctaacacctctagatctcagcCTTCATCCTCACAACCAGCTAACAGAGCTTCAACTCCACAAGCCGCCTCTAGGGCCTATTGGTACTCTTCATCTAGTCAACCAAACTTTCATGTGCCTAGAGAGACATGGGATTCTAGACCATCATTATCCCAG CCAAGAAGTGGTGTTGCTGGTGTAGCTAGTGTGGTTGGTGCATTTGCTGTTGCTAGTGTAGCTAGACAAATTAATGGTGGAGGTACTACTATGGGTACCAGAGGAAAAGACAATATATCAAGTGCTGAAAAATCCAAGGCAGTAGGTGATAAGGGCAGAACATCAAGACCATCAAAGTTTCAACCGGTTGGTGGGAAGAGCAGTACATGA